TCCCTATCGTCGGGAAGGAGCGGGCTTGCCCACCGAAGAAGTTACTATTGCCGAAATGCTGAAAGAGGGTGGCTACAAAACTGGCCATATTGGAAAGTGGCACCTAGGGCACATTCCCGACAAGCAACCCACCGGGCAGGGCTTTGATTATAGCTTCGGCCATATGGTGGGCTGCATTGATAACTACAGTCATTTCTTCTATTGGAATGGACCTAATGTTCATGATTTGTGGCGTAACGGCCAGGAGGTTCATTATCCCGGTCGGTTCTTCCCGGATTTAATGGTAGAGGAGGCGAATCAGTTTCTGGAGCAAAATCAAGACACCACTTTCTTTCTCTATTGGGCCATTAACGTGCCTCATTATCCGTACCAAGGCTCGCCGGAGTGGCTGGAAACTTACGCCGATCTACCCTCGCCCCGGCGAGAATACGCGGCTTTTGTCTCCACAATGGACGAAAAAATTGGGGCAGTGCTAAATAAGTTGGATGAGCTGGGGCTGCGGGAGAAGACGTTGGTAATTTTTCAGTCGGATCATGGGCATTCGGTAGAAGAACGGGCGATGTTTGGCGGAGGCAATGCCGGAGATTATCGAGGGGCTAAGTTCAGCTTGTTTGAAGGCGGCATTCGGGTTCCGGCTATTGCCAGTTGGCCGGGCACACTGCCCGAAGGGGAAATACGCAATCAGTTGTCAGTAAGTACCGATTGGCTCCCCACCATCGCGGATTTTTGTGAAGTAAGTGTTCCGCAGACGGTGCTGGACGGAAAAAGTCTGGTTCCGCTACTTCGCGATGCTACGGTAGACTCACCGCACGAAACAGTGTACTGGCAAACCGGACGCGGCGAAAGTAGCCAGTGGGCCGTACGCCAAGGCGACTGGAAACTGATTGGCTACCCGCGTGACCCCGTACAACCCGATCGTTTGGTAGTAGCTGATAGCTTGTTTCTGTCGAACTTATCGCAAGATATTTCGGAGTCGACGAACCTTGCTGGGCAGCATCCGCAAAAAACGGAAGAACTTCATCAGTTGTACCAGCAGTGGTTAGATGAAATCACCCAAGAAAATCAACTCAGAAATTATGAGTAGCACATTAAACCAACCAACCTATGAACCTATCACGTATACTAGGGGCATTTTTACTAGCCCTGGTGATTGTCTTAGGAATGCAGTCACCTCCCGACAAGTCGTTAAGCCAGCAGATTAACGAGCAGCTTACTACCTACGTTAATACTTTTCGACAAGAAAAAATATACATCCATTTCGATAAACCCTACTACAGTGCCGGAGAGTCTATTTGGTTTAAAACGTATCTGGTAGATGCCGCCCTGCACTCCCCCCAATCTCTCAGCGGCTTGGCCTACGTAGAGTTAATTGACCCTAGCGGAAATATTATCAGTCACCGTAACCTAGAGGTATCTGAAAGCGGGGCTGCCGGAGATTTCTTTCTTAGCGATACCCTACCCGTAGGAAGCTACACCGTGCGGGCTTACACCAACTGGATGCGGAATTTTGATGAGGCGTACTTTTTTCAAAAATCAATACCTGTTGGTAGTATAGACAGCACCGCATTGGCAGAAACTGTTCGTCAGGAAGAACAAGTGGAGCAAGAGAGTTTTGTCTTTCAACAGGATCAGCCACCCATCGATCTTCAGTTCTTCCCGGAGGGAGGTCAACTTGTAAATGAGCTCACCAGCATAGTAGCATTTAAGGCAACTGGGCCCGATGGCCGTGGTTTAGCTGTGCAGGGGCGTATTGTAGATCAACATCAACAGCCAGTAACCACGTTTAAGAGCCAACAATTTGGCATGGGGCGTTTCATCCTTAAACCCTCAGCCAGCTGCACGTATCAGGCAGAAATAGAGATAGCCGGGGTGCCACTTACCTTTCCGCTTCCTGAGGCGCAAGAGTACGGATACATCATGCGATCTTCTCCCCGGCACTTCTCAGAAAATATAAAAATTGCTATCGAGAGCCACGGCAACGAAGGGGTAAAAGATGGTGTGCTAATTGGCCATCAGCGAGGCATACCTTTTATCTCTATTATTGTAGAAGCCAACAAACCCTATTTTATTGCGGAGATACCTAAGTCCACGTTTCCTAACGGTATTTGCCACCTTACTTTCTTCGATAAAATTGGTGCGCCTCAGTGCGAACGTCTGATTTTTGTTAACTACCCCACAAATCTGCCCAAGCTGTCTATTAAAAGCAGTCAGCCCCGTTACGCCACCCGTCAGAAGGCGACGCTCCGCCTATCACTAGCTGATGAAAATCAGCAACCACTACCGGCATTTGCTTCGCTCACCGTTACTAACCCTAATCAGGTTAGCTATTCTGATGGCGAGGAGACTATCGTAAGTAACTTATTACTTACCTCTGATCTGAGGGGAACCATTGAGCAACCGCAGCACTATTTTACCAACCGTACGCAAGAGTCTTATCAAGCGTTAAATAATCTAATGCTCACCCAAGGTTGGCGGAGGTTTGTCTGGAACGATGTTCTTCGTGACACTTTAGCCCCAGCAGAATACATGGTAGAGCGCGGCTTCCAAATAAAGGGGCAGATGGTTCGCTACTACAGCCGGGATCAGCCCGTGAGTGGCCCAATTACAATGATGACGGTGGATAGTTCATTTTTTGTAGCGGAGGGAAAAACGAATGAAAGTGGGCAATTTACTTTCGTTGATAATCAGTTTCAAGACACCACGGAGCTAGTTATTCAGGCACGGCGGGTGAAAGGCAGAAAAGAAAAATTAAAAAAGGATGTTTTTATCAAATTAGAGTTACCCACTAAACCCCCAGTTGAGCAAGCAAGAAGCCCCGATCAATCAGCTTGGCTATCTATGATGGGCAATTATCTGGAGCAGCAGCAGAAAATTAACCAGATTGATGAAGCCTATAATTTTGACGAGAAAGTTATCATACTAGACGAGGTTGAAATAGAAGGGCGTAAAGACGATTTCAATGATCCGTTTCGTGATGCGAATCGGCTGTATAGCGAGCCGGATAATAGGATCATTCTGGACTCAATACCGGGAGGAGCTAGCGCATTATCGATATTTGATCTGTTACGGCGTGTGCCGGGAGTACAGGTGTTTGGTGCATTTCCTAACGAAACCGCCGTTATTCGCGGAATTACTAGTTTTCGTGGGTCAAATGAGGCATTTTATTTACTGGATGGTATTCCGACGGATGCTGAGCTAATCAATACGATTAATGTCAATGATGTATACTACATTGATGTGCTGAAAGGACCTGCGGCAGCCATCTTCGGCAGCAGGGGGGCAGGCGGAGCCATTGCGGTGTATACCCGGCGAGGAGCCGGTGTGCCGGTGGTTACGGAGCGGTTAGGCATTACCAATATAACACATCCCGGCTATTACCAAGCCCGTGAATTCTACACTCCTCGCTACAATACAAAGAAGTCCGAGCACGTAAAACCCGATTTTCGCTCTACTTTACACTGGGAACCAACGCTCGTTTTTGACGAAGAGGGAACCGCTCAGGTAGAATTTTATACTTCCGATGAAAAGGCTGAATTTGATGTGCGCGTAGAGGGGATTACCACTTCTGGTAAGCCGTTTGCCCAGCAACATTCTTTAGTAGTGGATTAATAAAGTGTTACCGTGCTCTGTGTTGGGGTGTTATAGTATATGCTCAGCTTTCATAGATACTACAATCTATACCTAAGACTGCTTAACAGTCATAAACACTATTCATTACCCGAACACATTAACACCATAACACTAGAACACATTTAGTTCAAAGCTTCTTTATACGTTTCAATAGCTCGTTCGCGGGCTTCTTTATGGTTTACCATGGGTTCAGGATAATCATCGGTGCCGTACTCAGGTATCCACTCTTTGATGTATTCTTCGTTTTTATCAAACTTCTCGGTCTGCGAGTAGGGATTAAATACTCGGAAGTAGGGTTGGGCATCGGTACCACTGCCAGCCGCCCATTGCCAACCACCATTATTATTAGCTAATTCGTAGTCAAGTAGTTTTTTAGCAAAGTAAGCTTCGCCCCAGCGCCAGTCGATCAGTAAATGCTTAGTGAGAAAGCTGGCTACAA
This region of Tunicatimonas pelagia genomic DNA includes:
- a CDS encoding sulfatase-like hydrolase/transferase; the encoded protein is MATTASAQNQPRPNILLIFTDDQGALDMNCYGSADLQTPNMDTLAASGVRFTQFYAAAPVCSPSRAGLLTGRTPLRAGLPGNVPIPYRREGAGLPTEEVTIAEMLKEGGYKTGHIGKWHLGHIPDKQPTGQGFDYSFGHMVGCIDNYSHFFYWNGPNVHDLWRNGQEVHYPGRFFPDLMVEEANQFLEQNQDTTFFLYWAINVPHYPYQGSPEWLETYADLPSPRREYAAFVSTMDEKIGAVLNKLDELGLREKTLVIFQSDHGHSVEERAMFGGGNAGDYRGAKFSLFEGGIRVPAIASWPGTLPEGEIRNQLSVSTDWLPTIADFCEVSVPQTVLDGKSLVPLLRDATVDSPHETVYWQTGRGESSQWAVRQGDWKLIGYPRDPVQPDRLVVADSLFLSNLSQDISESTNLAGQHPQKTEELHQLYQQWLDEITQENQLRNYE
- a CDS encoding TonB-dependent receptor plug domain-containing protein, whose amino-acid sequence is MNLSRILGAFLLALVIVLGMQSPPDKSLSQQINEQLTTYVNTFRQEKIYIHFDKPYYSAGESIWFKTYLVDAALHSPQSLSGLAYVELIDPSGNIISHRNLEVSESGAAGDFFLSDTLPVGSYTVRAYTNWMRNFDEAYFFQKSIPVGSIDSTALAETVRQEEQVEQESFVFQQDQPPIDLQFFPEGGQLVNELTSIVAFKATGPDGRGLAVQGRIVDQHQQPVTTFKSQQFGMGRFILKPSASCTYQAEIEIAGVPLTFPLPEAQEYGYIMRSSPRHFSENIKIAIESHGNEGVKDGVLIGHQRGIPFISIIVEANKPYFIAEIPKSTFPNGICHLTFFDKIGAPQCERLIFVNYPTNLPKLSIKSSQPRYATRQKATLRLSLADENQQPLPAFASLTVTNPNQVSYSDGEETIVSNLLLTSDLRGTIEQPQHYFTNRTQESYQALNNLMLTQGWRRFVWNDVLRDTLAPAEYMVERGFQIKGQMVRYYSRDQPVSGPITMMTVDSSFFVAEGKTNESGQFTFVDNQFQDTTELVIQARRVKGRKEKLKKDVFIKLELPTKPPVEQARSPDQSAWLSMMGNYLEQQQKINQIDEAYNFDEKVIILDEVEIEGRKDDFNDPFRDANRLYSEPDNRIILDSIPGGASALSIFDLLRRVPGVQVFGAFPNETAVIRGITSFRGSNEAFYLLDGIPTDAELINTINVNDVYYIDVLKGPAAAIFGSRGAGGAIAVYTRRGAGVPVVTERLGITNITHPGYYQAREFYTPRYNTKKSEHVKPDFRSTLHWEPTLVFDEEGTAQVEFYTSDEKAEFDVRVEGITTSGKPFAQQHSLVVD